TTACTTGATAATAAAGGGGTGAGCATTGATGAGTAACGAAACTAATGTTAGCAAATACCAGTTCACATTAGACAACAAAAAACTACACTTTGATATGAAACCGGAGTATGCCGTTGTCGGAAAATCAAAACCCAGACTTGACGGTGTGGAAAAGGCTACCGGAGCTGCCAAATATGCCGGGGATCTCAAATTCCCCAATATGCTATACGGCAAAATTTTATATAGCCCGCACGCCCATGCCAAGATTCTGAGCATTGACACTTCCGAGGCCGAAAAAATCCCCGGTGTTAAGGCAGTAATCACTTCTAAGGATGTACCTGATTTAAAATACGGGATTAGCCCGGCCCGTTGGGATGAAAACATCTTATGCATTGACAAAGTCAGGTATGTTGGCGATAAAGTTGCCGCTGTCGCCTGTGTCGATGAAGAAACCTGTTACAAGGCAATGAAAGCGATCAAGGTTGAATACGAAGTCCTGCCTGCGGTGCTTGACTACAGGCACGCCATGGATGAGGGTATGCCTTTGGTCCATGAAAATTATCCACGTAATATAAACACTGAAATCCACCAGGAGTTCGGAGACCTTGAGAAAGCCTTTAAAGAGGCCTATCATGTACGCAAAGATGTGTTTTCTGGCGTGCGAGCTTACCAGTGTCCTATTGAACGCCATTCCGCCATGTGTATCTGGAAGGAAGACAAGATCACCATATACCCGAGCACTCAGTCAGCTCACTACTTCCAGTACTATGTAGCCCGTGAATTCGGGTTAAAAATGGGCCAGGTGCGGATAGTTATGCCTTATGTCGGCGGGGGTTTTGGCGGCAAGCTTGAACCTACCGGTTTGGAATTTTGCGGGTCGGTGCTTTCAAAAGTCACGGGCCGTCCGGTATTGATGTCCTATGACCGCCTGGAAATGTTCCAGCATAACCGCGGCCGTCACCAGGGTACCTATGAAATCACTACCGGAGTGGACAAAAACGGCAAAATCCTCGGCTGTCACACCAATTTCCTGCTGGACGGCGGGGCTTACACCAGTTTGGGGATTGCTACCGCATACTATGCCGGGGCTCTGCTCCCGCTGACCTACGAATTCGATAACTACAAATTCGATTGCTACCGGATGTATACCAACATGCCGGCCTGCGGCGCCCACCGCGGGCACGGAGCTCCCCAGCCCAAATATGCTTTTGAAAGCCATTTGGACAACATAGCCAAAGATTTGGGCATTGACCCTGTGGATATCCGCCTGATCAACGCGCGGAAGCCTAATACCACCACCGTCAATGGCTTCGGGATCCAGTCTTGTGAATTGACGGCTTGTCTGGAAAAAGCCGCCGAAATGATGAACTGGCGGGAGAAAAAGAAAAATGGCTTGCCGAAAGGCAGAGGGATTGGCATTGCCACCGGTTCCTTCGTAACCGGAGCGGGGTATCCCATCTACCGTAATGACTGGCCTTCAGCTTCCTGCATGATCAGAGTAAACGAAGACGGCACTTCAGCCACGCTTTATACGATGTCAGCCGAGATCGGCCAGGGTTCCAACACCGTCCTGTGCCAAATGGCGGCTGAAGCCATGGGCTACCGTTATGAAAACATGAAAATAGTGGCCGGTGATACCGAAACCACGCCACTCGATTTCGGGGCTTATTCCAGTCGGCAGACCCTGTTTTCAGGGTGGGCCGTCAAACGGGCGGGAGAGAAAATCAAGGCTGCAATTCTCGAGACGGCCGCCTTCATGATGAACCTGCCTAACGAAGATATGGATATCGATTGTGTTGAAGGTGTCATTTTCTCCAAGTCCCGTCCCAAAGTTCCAACGCTTACCTTTGAAGAAGTGGCCAGCCGTTACTTCAAACTGAAAGGACCACTGGTTGCGACCGGCGTTTACACAGTGCACCGTACAGGCGGCTATCACAAGGGAGCTGCTGTCGGTACATCACCGGCTTACAGTTTCAACGTCCAGGGCGCTGAAGTGGAAATCGATGAAGAAACCGGCAAGATTGATTGCAAAGAATTCTGGGATGTCCATGACTGCGGCAAGGTGATGAACCCGGTACTGATGGAAGGTCAGGTTCACGGCTCCCTGTATATGGGCGTGGGTGAAACAATTTGGGAGCAAGTCCAGTTTGACGAAAATGGCAAGATCGTTAATGGCAGCCTGGGTGGATATCTTATGCCGACGGCTCTGGATATGCCCCATGTAAACACCTTCCGGGTCCCAAGTTATGAGCCGGTCGCGCCATGGGGCGTCAAAGAAGTGGGCGAAGGCTCGACGAACCCGACCATGGGTTGTTTCAGAAACGCGATTGTTGACGCTGTTGGCGCAAGTGTTAATAAGTTACCACTAAATTATGAACATGTATGGCGAGCCATACAGGAAAAGAAGAAAAAAGAAGCAGAAGGTAAATAAATTATAAGAATCACGATATGAGAGATGTTCTTTGTCTCTCATATCGTGATTAAAATTATTATTTAAATGAGAGGGGTGAAAGTACAAGTTCAATATTTAACAAGGATTTATAAAATATATTGTTGCATTAAAAATTAGGACAAAACAGATAGGAGGAAAAACAATGGATAAAACTCAAAAGCAGGTTATTTGGGTTATAGGCTTAATTATTTTGTATTTTATCCTATCTAGCCTACCCTGCCCTGCCGGGCTAGAGCCTATAGGTCTTAAAGCGATAGCGTTAATGGTTGTTGTGGTCATTACCTGGATAACTGAAGTTGTACCGATAGCCATGTCAGCTTTGTTGTTTGTATTCCTTCAGGCCTTGATTGGTATTACAGATGTGAACACCGCTGTAGCGAACTTTGCTACACCTACCCTGCTTTTTGTCCTTTCATCGTTCTTCCTGGCATTTGCTTTGGAGTTTAGCGGACTTAGTAATAG
This genomic interval from Pelotomaculum schinkii contains the following:
- the hcrA gene encoding 4-hydroxybenzoyl-CoA reductase subunit alpha gives rise to the protein MSNETNVSKYQFTLDNKKLHFDMKPEYAVVGKSKPRLDGVEKATGAAKYAGDLKFPNMLYGKILYSPHAHAKILSIDTSEAEKIPGVKAVITSKDVPDLKYGISPARWDENILCIDKVRYVGDKVAAVACVDEETCYKAMKAIKVEYEVLPAVLDYRHAMDEGMPLVHENYPRNINTEIHQEFGDLEKAFKEAYHVRKDVFSGVRAYQCPIERHSAMCIWKEDKITIYPSTQSAHYFQYYVAREFGLKMGQVRIVMPYVGGGFGGKLEPTGLEFCGSVLSKVTGRPVLMSYDRLEMFQHNRGRHQGTYEITTGVDKNGKILGCHTNFLLDGGAYTSLGIATAYYAGALLPLTYEFDNYKFDCYRMYTNMPACGAHRGHGAPQPKYAFESHLDNIAKDLGIDPVDIRLINARKPNTTTVNGFGIQSCELTACLEKAAEMMNWREKKKNGLPKGRGIGIATGSFVTGAGYPIYRNDWPSASCMIRVNEDGTSATLYTMSAEIGQGSNTVLCQMAAEAMGYRYENMKIVAGDTETTPLDFGAYSSRQTLFSGWAVKRAGEKIKAAILETAAFMMNLPNEDMDIDCVEGVIFSKSRPKVPTLTFEEVASRYFKLKGPLVATGVYTVHRTGGYHKGAAVGTSPAYSFNVQGAEVEIDEETGKIDCKEFWDVHDCGKVMNPVLMEGQVHGSLYMGVGETIWEQVQFDENGKIVNGSLGGYLMPTALDMPHVNTFRVPSYEPVAPWGVKEVGEGSTNPTMGCFRNAIVDAVGASVNKLPLNYEHVWRAIQEKKKKEAEGK